CAAACGCTTGGCACCCTGCGGGCCACCATAAAACAACAGGTCAATTAAGAGTTTCAAGCCTAAGTGAGTCAACCCTTCGGAATCCGGATGGTTGGCTTCTTCCATGCGCTCTTGGTAAGTGTTTTGGAATTGATCGAGGTAATCCCCCAGCAAGGCGGCATGATGGGGCGGCTTATTTTGTTCAGTCAATTGCTCCAGCAAAGCCACGGCGCGCCGAATCAACTCCTGCTGCTGCTTGGCTAAATGGCAACAGATCAACACCATCGCCCGCGCTTCTTCCACATCTAACTTTTTGCGACCACCTTGGCCTTTGCGCAGGGGATTGGCCTGCCGCAGTCGCCAGAGTGACACGCGATCGGCAATCACCGTTTCCAGATTGAGGACTTCTGCCGCTTGCAACATGGCTTCCGAACCAATATTCGCCAACGACTCTAAGGCCAGCAAGACAAGATCGAGCTGGGTTTTAATATTATCAAGCTGAGTTGGATCCGGCTGCCCGACCAATGGGAATGCCGCCAAACTCGGTAC
This Romeriopsis navalis LEGE 11480 DNA region includes the following protein-coding sequences:
- a CDS encoding DUF3038 domain-containing protein, with protein sequence MTSSSSTSTSSVPSLAAFPLVGQPDPTQLDNIKTQLDLVLLALESLANIGSEAMLQAAEVLNLETVIADRVSLWRLRQANPLRKGQGGRKKLDVEEARAMVLICCHLAKQQQELIRRAVALLEQLTEQNKPPHHAALLGDYLDQFQNTYQERMEEANHPDSEGLTHLGLKLLIDLLFYGGPQGAKRLWLALLERSMASSPH